From a single Desulfitibacter sp. BRH_c19 genomic region:
- a CDS encoding ATP--guanido phosphotransferase, with protein sequence MHKEKLISLEEKWIAGEGQYSDVVVSTRIRLARNLIDLPFPHLMKQEDIDIQFNMIEKTIEAIEPKLDFWLLKDLNSLEKRILVEKHLISPEHADSGKGAVLINENRSISIMVIEEDHLRIQAILPGLDLFEAYKIADQIDDLMEEKLDIAFNEKYGFLTSCPTNVGTGLRASVMLHLPGLVLTKQASRILSALSQVGVVVRGIYGEGTEAVGNLFQISNQITIGRSEDEIINNLYSVVLKIIDQEKAARELLAREIEPILSDKVCRAYGILTNARVITSEEALSLLSDMKLGIDLKILEGIDPTIFTKAMVSMQPAYLQYSMGKEMSPMERDINRSQIIRDLLRR encoded by the coding sequence ATGCATAAAGAAAAATTGATTTCTTTAGAAGAAAAGTGGATCGCAGGGGAAGGTCAATACTCGGATGTTGTAGTCTCAACTCGGATAAGATTAGCTAGAAATTTAATAGATTTACCCTTTCCACATCTAATGAAACAGGAAGATATTGATATACAATTTAATATGATTGAAAAGACGATTGAAGCAATAGAACCAAAGTTAGATTTTTGGCTATTAAAAGATCTAAATAGTTTAGAAAAACGGATATTAGTTGAAAAGCATCTTATTAGCCCAGAACATGCTGATAGTGGTAAGGGTGCAGTTCTAATTAATGAAAATAGATCAATTAGCATCATGGTTATTGAAGAGGATCATCTAAGAATTCAGGCTATTTTGCCTGGATTAGATTTATTTGAAGCTTATAAAATTGCAGATCAAATAGATGACTTAATGGAAGAAAAGTTGGATATAGCTTTTAATGAAAAGTATGGTTTCCTAACATCGTGTCCAACAAATGTGGGTACTGGATTAAGAGCATCAGTAATGCTACACTTGCCCGGGTTAGTATTAACTAAACAAGCCAGTAGAATTCTATCCGCATTATCACAGGTTGGTGTTGTGGTAAGGGGCATTTATGGAGAGGGGACAGAAGCAGTAGGTAATCTTTTTCAAATTTCAAATCAAATAACCATAGGCAGAAGCGAAGATGAAATTATAAATAACCTGTATAGTGTTGTTCTAAAAATTATTGATCAAGAAAAAGCAGCTAGGGAGCTTTTAGCAAGAGAGATTGAACCTATTCTTTCTGATAAAGTTTGTAGAGCTTATGGAATATTGACTAATGCGCGGGTAATAACCTCTGAGGAAGCATTATCACTATTGTCTGATATGAAACTGGGAATTGATTTGAAAATTTTGGAGGGCATTGATCCTACCATTTTTACTAAAGCCATGGTTAGCATGCAGCCCGCATATCTTCAGTACTCCATGGGTAAGGAAATGTCACCAATGGAAAGAGATATCAATAGGTCACAAATAATTAGAGATTTGTTAAGGAGGTAA